Sequence from the bacterium genome:
CGTGACGTACCAATCCTACCAGCGCATGGAAAAGCCGGGGCGCGCGAACATCACGATCGAGATGCTCGATCGCGTCGCGCACGCGCTCGGAAAGAAGGCGGTGGTGGAACTGCGGTAGCGCGCCCATGCCCGCTCCCTGACGGTCGCGGTTCCGATGGTTTTCCCTCCGTGCCCTCCGTGGCTTCTCCGCGCTCTCTGCGTACCGCTGAATGCGATGACCTTTCGGCCTTCCGGACTTCCAGCCTTTCCGTCTTTCTCCTAAGATCGCGCGCATGAGCTACGACCACCTGGAAATCGAAGCAAAATGGCAGCGGGAATGGACCCGGGCGCGCCTGTTTTCGCCGGATCTCGACCGCGCCCCGCGGCCCTACTACAACCTGATGATGTTCCCCTACCCCAGCGCGGAGGGGCTGCACGTCGGCAACTGCTACGCGTTTATCGGATCGGACATCCACGGCCGCTTCAAGAAAATGCAGGGCTTCGACGTGTTTGAGCCGATGGGCTTTGACGCCTTCGGCATTCACTCCGAAAACTACGCGATCAAAATCGGCACGCACCCGGCGCGTCTCATCCCGAAGAACATCGCGAACTTTCGCGACAACCAGTTGAAGCGCCTGGGCGCCATCTTCGACTGGGAGCACGCGGTCGATACGACCGACCCGGGCTACTACAAATGGACGCAGTGGATCTTCCTGCGCCTGTACGACGCGGGCTTGGCGTATCAACGCACCGCCGGCGTGAACTGGTGCCCCTCGTGCGCGACCGTGCTCGCCGACGAACAGGCCGAGTCCGGAGCGTGCGAGCGCTGCGGCACCGTCGTCGAGACGCGCGAGATGCGCCAGTGGTTTTTCAAGATCACGGACTACGCGCCGCGCCTTCTCGAAAACCTCTCCTGGATCGACTGGCCCGACACTACCAAGACCGCGCAGCGCCGCTGGCTCGGCCGCTCCGAGGGCGCGAACATCCGCTTCGCGGTCGAAGGGCGTCATGCGTCGCTCGAAGTCTATACGACGCGCCCGGACACGTTATTCGGCGCGACGTACATGGTGCTCGCGCCCGAGCACGAGATCGTCGCGTCGATCACGACGGACGATCAGCGCGAAGCCGTTAGGCGATACGTCGAACTCGCGCGCAAAAAGACGAAATTCGAGCGGCAGGAGTCAAAGGAAAAAACAGGCGTGTTCACCGGAGCGTATGCGATCAACCCGGTGAACGACGCGCGCGTGCCGATCTGGATCGCCGACTACGTGCTCTCGGGGTACGGCACCGGCGCCATCATGGCCGTGCCCGCGCACGACACGCGCGATTTCGCGTTCGCAAAGGAATTCGGATTGCCGATCGTCGAGGTCATCGCCCCGGACGGCGTGCCGCAAGGCCCGCTTTCCGAGGCGTACACCGGCGAAGGTTTGATGGTGAACAGCGGCGAGCTTTCGGGCACGCCGAGCGACGAGGGCATCGCGAAGGTCATCGCCTTGCTCGAATCGAAAGGCACGGGCGAGGCCGCGGTGACGTACCGCCTGCGCGACTGGTGCATCAGCCGGCAGCGATACTGGGGCCCGCCGATCCCGGTGATCTACTGCGACGGATGCGGCGTCGTGCCCGTGCCGGATACCGATCTGCCCGTCCTGCTGCCGGAGATGGAAAACGTTCGCCCGGACGGCTCGGGCCTCTCGCCGCTTGCGCGCAACCCGGAGTTCGTCAACACGACCTGCCCCAAGTGCGGCGGTAAGGCGAGGCGCGAGACGGACGTGTGCGACAACTTCCTGGATTCCGCGTGGTACTTCTTCCGCTATCCGTCCACCGATTTCGACGACCGGCCGTTTGACCGCGAGCGCACGAAAAAGTGGCTGCCGGTCGACTGCTACATCGGCGGCAACGAGCACGCGGTGCTGCACCTGATGTACACGCGCTTCGTGACGATGGCTC
This genomic interval carries:
- the leuS gene encoding leucine--tRNA ligase; this encodes MSYDHLEIEAKWQREWTRARLFSPDLDRAPRPYYNLMMFPYPSAEGLHVGNCYAFIGSDIHGRFKKMQGFDVFEPMGFDAFGIHSENYAIKIGTHPARLIPKNIANFRDNQLKRLGAIFDWEHAVDTTDPGYYKWTQWIFLRLYDAGLAYQRTAGVNWCPSCATVLADEQAESGACERCGTVVETREMRQWFFKITDYAPRLLENLSWIDWPDTTKTAQRRWLGRSEGANIRFAVEGRHASLEVYTTRPDTLFGATYMVLAPEHEIVASITTDDQREAVRRYVELARKKTKFERQESKEKTGVFTGAYAINPVNDARVPIWIADYVLSGYGTGAIMAVPAHDTRDFAFAKEFGLPIVEVIAPDGVPQGPLSEAYTGEGLMVNSGELSGTPSDEGIAKVIALLESKGTGEAAVTYRLRDWCISRQRYWGPPIPVIYCDGCGVVPVPDTDLPVLLPEMENVRPDGSGLSPLARNPEFVNTTCPKCGGKARRETDVCDNFLDSAWYFFRYPSTDFDDRPFDRERTKKWLPVDCYIGGNEHAVLHLMYTRFVTMALHDAGHVEFDPAFKGEPFRKFRAHGMLIREGSKMSKSKGNIVNPDEFLDTYGADTFRLFLMFLGPYTQGGDWRDEGIIGARRFVERVWRFAFERELHEGMTDDRERLGVIHRTIRKVTNDLAELSYNTAIAALMELVNDFHKRDQNYKGEALMLARLVAPICPHVAEEVWTHAGGEGFVSSAPWPDFDEELCKEDTVIIVVQVNGRLRGRIDVPADLPKDEVLARAKAEPNVAEHLAGKMLVKEIVVPGKLVNLVVT